A window from Dehalococcoidales bacterium encodes these proteins:
- a CDS encoding 4Fe-4S dicluster domain-containing protein, translating into MGKVFVIDVGICNGCYSCQIACKDEHVGNDWSPIAKPQPDAGQFWMKLEEHICGTVPKVKMHYIPLLCQHCDNAPCLAACPIKAIYKRADGLVIIDADKCNGCKVCVDACPYKAIYFNESLNLAQKCTGCAHLLDGGEWTIPRCADSCPTEAIKFGEESEFKDLIAKAEVLKPESKTKPRVYYLNVPKKFIAGTVYDPKEKEVIIGATCSLSGAKLGKAMIASTDGFGDFWFQGLPDGVYNLTISAAGFLPKKFDKLSTVKDINLGDIPLSKIGTK; encoded by the coding sequence ATGGGTAAAGTATTTGTTATCGACGTTGGAATCTGTAACGGCTGCTACAGCTGCCAGATAGCCTGCAAAGACGAACACGTGGGCAATGACTGGTCACCTATCGCCAAGCCGCAGCCTGATGCCGGGCAGTTCTGGATGAAGCTCGAAGAGCATATTTGCGGCACCGTGCCCAAGGTAAAGATGCACTACATTCCGCTGCTCTGCCAGCACTGCGATAATGCGCCCTGCCTGGCGGCCTGCCCGATTAAGGCCATCTACAAGAGAGCGGACGGCCTGGTCATCATCGATGCAGATAAATGCAACGGCTGCAAAGTCTGCGTGGACGCCTGCCCTTACAAGGCCATCTACTTCAACGAGAGCCTGAACCTGGCCCAGAAGTGCACCGGCTGCGCCCACCTGCTGGACGGCGGGGAGTGGACGATACCGCGCTGCGCGGACTCCTGCCCCACCGAGGCCATCAAGTTCGGCGAGGAATCCGAGTTCAAAGACCTCATCGCCAAGGCGGAGGTGCTCAAGCCGGAATCCAAGACCAAGCCCAGAGTATATTACCTAAACGTACCCAAGAAATTCATCGCCGGCACGGTTTACGACCCGAAAGAGAAGGAAGTAATCATCGGCGCTACCTGCTCCCTATCGGGCGCGAAACTGGGCAAGGCCATGATAGCCAGTACGGACGGCTTCGGGGATTTCTGGTTCCAGGGCCTGCCGGACGGCGTCTACAACCTGACCATTTCCGCGGCGGGCTTTTTACCCAAGAAATTCGATAAGCTCAGCACCGTGAAAGACATCAACCTGGGGGACATCCCGCTTTCGAAGATAGGCACCAAGTAA
- a CDS encoding molybdopterin-dependent oxidoreductase — protein MADVKRKKVDVKPDKTVYKSLALGGLLGGGGECSVDVKDGKAVRIRPFRYDEKYDKAYLRPWKIKRNGATLEPLMKALPGTFSLAYKKRVFSSNRIKYPLVRVDFDPNGERHPENRGKSKYRRISWDEAITLVANEVKRQHKLYGPLSILVQGDGHGECKTIHTPHGHQGRLLDMMGGFTQQVRNPDSWEGWYWGSKHVWGQGFQGMMSPAANLLKDISENAEMVLCWGCDPETTPWGFTGQYATRVCYFWTQAGIPQIYICPELNYGAAVHADKWIPVLPNTDAALQLAIIYMWIKEGTWDKEYVKTHAVGMDKIEDYVLGKVDDVPKTPEWASKKCGVPEWTIKALARQFAKKVTSIIHYFGGGMCRGPFSHEPGRLECILLGMQGLGSPGVHQCQLTYFGMPRAEGLKSIRFFNPDLSERLRIPCRTTIDAWGKQLIPKTLIQDAILKPPLTFMGSGGQESQTEDQFIKYTYPIAKEKGGCEIHMMWTDTPCRITCWNHGNASIEAQRSPKIEFVVAQHPWLENECLYADVILPANTTLEVEDIVTNTRQGPHFQSITIQEQAIPPIGESKSDYEIVLAIAEKLGMGEKFSEGKSTRDLQHDVWETMDIDKMISWEDLMEKKYFVYPTAKDWESDPPGFKKFHDDPKKNPLPTPSGLLEFYSARLAQYFPDDKERPPYPQWIEKGVTHDERVSSERAAMFPLLCMSNHGRWRTHSQGDDITWTRETPTGKVLASDGYRYEPAWINPGDAAQRGIKDGSIVKVFNERGVVLCGARVWERMSPGVVYVDHGARHDPIITNVDRGGAINTIAPDGITSKNAVGQATTAYLVDVQNLTEKDYQEWRAKDPEAFDACFKRDYDPAYGPRFDGWVEGGM, from the coding sequence ATGGCTGACGTAAAAAGGAAAAAAGTTGACGTGAAGCCAGACAAGACGGTGTACAAATCCCTGGCGCTGGGCGGCCTGCTCGGCGGGGGGGGCGAGTGCTCCGTTGATGTAAAAGACGGTAAAGCAGTCAGAATCCGGCCGTTCCGCTATGACGAAAAATATGACAAAGCATATCTCCGGCCATGGAAGATAAAGAGAAACGGCGCCACGCTGGAGCCGCTGATGAAAGCTTTACCCGGCACTTTCTCGCTGGCGTATAAGAAAAGAGTATTTTCTTCCAACCGGATTAAATACCCCCTGGTCAGAGTCGACTTCGACCCCAATGGCGAAAGACATCCGGAAAACCGCGGCAAGAGCAAGTACCGCCGCATTTCCTGGGACGAAGCTATCACCCTCGTCGCTAATGAAGTCAAACGGCAGCATAAACTGTACGGGCCGCTTTCTATCCTGGTACAGGGCGACGGCCACGGCGAATGCAAGACCATCCATACCCCCCACGGCCACCAGGGCCGCCTCCTGGACATGATGGGCGGGTTTACCCAGCAGGTGCGCAACCCGGACAGCTGGGAAGGCTGGTACTGGGGCTCCAAACACGTCTGGGGGCAGGGCTTCCAGGGCATGATGTCCCCGGCCGCCAACCTTCTTAAAGACATTTCCGAGAACGCGGAGATGGTGCTCTGCTGGGGCTGCGACCCGGAGACCACCCCCTGGGGTTTCACCGGGCAGTACGCCACCCGCGTCTGCTACTTCTGGACGCAGGCGGGTATTCCCCAAATCTACATCTGCCCCGAGCTTAACTACGGCGCGGCGGTACACGCGGACAAGTGGATACCGGTGCTCCCCAATACGGATGCCGCTCTGCAATTAGCCATCATCTACATGTGGATTAAAGAAGGCACCTGGGATAAAGAGTACGTCAAGACCCACGCGGTGGGCATGGATAAAATTGAAGATTACGTCCTGGGCAAAGTGGACGATGTCCCCAAGACGCCGGAATGGGCTTCCAAGAAATGCGGCGTGCCGGAATGGACCATCAAAGCGCTGGCCCGCCAGTTCGCCAAGAAAGTAACGTCCATCATCCACTACTTCGGCGGCGGCATGTGCCGGGGACCGTTCTCCCATGAGCCGGGCCGTCTCGAATGCATCCTGCTGGGCATGCAGGGGCTGGGCTCCCCGGGCGTACACCAGTGCCAGCTAACCTACTTCGGGATGCCGAGAGCGGAAGGACTGAAGAGCATCCGCTTCTTCAACCCGGACCTGAGCGAGCGCTTGAGGATACCCTGCCGGACGACCATCGACGCCTGGGGCAAGCAGCTGATTCCCAAGACGCTTATCCAGGACGCCATCCTGAAACCGCCCCTCACCTTCATGGGCAGCGGCGGCCAGGAATCCCAGACTGAAGACCAGTTCATCAAATATACCTATCCCATCGCCAAGGAAAAGGGCGGCTGCGAGATACACATGATGTGGACGGATACGCCCTGCCGCATCACCTGCTGGAACCACGGCAACGCGTCCATCGAGGCGCAGCGCAGCCCCAAGATCGAGTTCGTGGTGGCGCAGCACCCCTGGCTGGAAAACGAATGTTTATACGCCGATGTCATCCTGCCGGCGAACACCACGCTGGAAGTGGAAGATATCGTGACCAATACGCGGCAGGGGCCGCATTTCCAGAGTATTACCATCCAGGAACAGGCCATCCCGCCCATCGGCGAGTCCAAGAGCGACTACGAGATAGTGCTGGCGATTGCCGAGAAACTGGGCATGGGTGAAAAGTTCTCCGAGGGTAAGTCCACCCGGGACCTCCAGCATGACGTATGGGAGACCATGGATATCGACAAGATGATAAGCTGGGAAGACCTTATGGAGAAAAAATACTTCGTTTATCCCACGGCCAAGGACTGGGAGAGCGACCCGCCCGGCTTCAAGAAGTTCCACGACGACCCGAAGAAAAACCCGCTCCCGACGCCATCCGGCCTGCTAGAGTTCTACTCCGCAAGGCTGGCCCAATACTTCCCGGACGATAAAGAGAGGCCGCCGTATCCCCAGTGGATTGAAAAGGGCGTGACGCACGACGAGCGTGTTTCCAGTGAGCGCGCCGCCATGTTCCCGCTGCTTTGCATGTCCAACCACGGGCGGTGGCGCACCCACTCCCAAGGCGATGACATTACCTGGACGCGGGAAACGCCAACGGGTAAAGTACTGGCTTCCGACGGCTACCGGTACGAGCCGGCCTGGATTAATCCCGGCGACGCCGCCCAGCGCGGCATCAAGGACGGGAGTATCGTTAAAGTATTCAACGAGCGCGGCGTGGTACTCTGCGGCGCCCGTGTCTGGGAACGCATGAGCCCCGGCGTCGTCTATGTTGACCACGGCGCCCGGCATGACCCGATAATCACTAACGTCGACCGCGGCGGCGCCATCAACACCATCGCGCCGGACGGCATCACTTCCAAGAACGCCGTCGGGCAGGCTACTACCGCTTACCTGGTGGACGTGCAGAACCTTACCGAGAAAGATTACCAGGAATGGCGCGCCAAAGACCCCGAGGCTTTCGACGCTTGCTTCAAGAGAGATTATGACCCGGCTTACGGCCCCCGCTTCGATGGCTGGGTCGAAGGAGGGATGTAA